The Ipomoea triloba cultivar NCNSP0323 chromosome 4, ASM357664v1 DNA segment TGAATCATCAAGAGTGTCAGCTGAGATCATCTGAGTTTAGGCGGTTAGCTCTGGACTTGCATTCTCAGAATGAGGTAAACCCTGAGAGCCATGATGCTGCTATAGATGCCCTTCTTTTAGCTGCAGAATGCTATGTGAATCCCTACTTCATGATGTCCTTCAAGGACACACCAAAGGTTACAAGCAAAATGAAAAGTGGCAGGGCTAGCAGAAATTGTGGATTTGGTGATCTTGAAATAGGTTTTGAAGTGAATGAAAATGACTTGAAAACATTAATCTATCTTGAAAGAAAAAGGGACAAAATTGTTCTTGAAATTATGCTTCAAGCTGCTGAGTTAGACAGGGGGTATCAGCAAAATTGTGATGGAGAACTTCCAATTCCCAGTGCAGAAGAAAACGAAGTCATAAAGTTGTCTGAGCAAGATACTCAAACAGCAGATGCTGTTACCTTACTTAGACAGAATCAAGCACTTCTGTGTAATTTTGTTATTCAACGTTTGCAAAGGGATAATTACCTCCAGCATGAGGTACTCCTGCAAACTCTTCTGTTTCTATTGCACTCAGGAACTAAATTATTTTGTGCTCCCGCAGACATTATTGAGATAATATTGAGGTCTGCTGAGCATTTAAACAGGCAGCTGACATCTTTTTATTATCAACTTAAAGAGGGGAGTTCACAGTTAGAAGAGTGGAAGCTACAACTAGTTCAACGTTTATGGATGCTTCTTCAAAGATTAGTGGTTGCTTCTAGTGGCTCTGCTGAAGGATTAGAGCTTTCAATCAATGTCAAGAGTCGTTTTCAGTTTGCAAATCTAATTCCTCCTTCAGCCTGGCTTGAGAAAATACCCACTTTCTCAACTTCTGTTTCTCCTTTAGCCCGATTTCTTGGTTGGATGGCAATCTCTCGTAATGCTATACAGTATCAGAAGGATAGGCTCTTTCTTGTTTCAGATATAgagcaattaacatatttgctACATGTTTTTTCTGATGAACTTGCTGCAGTTGACAATATATCTGAGTGTAAAGATGAAGTCCAAAAAACTGAAGAATCTGGCCTTAAGCAGGATTTTGGTCCTAGTGGTACACATCATTCTTTTCACATCATGTACCCTGATATCAGTCATTTCTTTCCAACTTTGAAAAAACAATTTGAAACTCTTGGGGAATCTATACTGCAAGCTGTTGCTTTGCAATTGAGATCTCTTCCTGCAACAACTGTGCCTGATTTGATTTGTTGGTTCTCTGAGTTTTGTTCACAGCCTTTCATTCAGAACCCAAAGGACCAACTTTCCAGTCAAAATAATATAGATTCTGTGAAAGGGTTTGTGGCAAAGAATGCAAAAGCTATTGTTCTCTATGTGCTTGAAGCCATTGTAACTGAGCATATGGAGGCAATAGTACCGGAAGTACCAAGAGTAGTACAAGTCCTCGTATCCTTGTGCAGGTCCTCATATTGTGATGTGTCATTTCTAAATTCTGTGATGCTTTTGCTCAAGCCAATCATCTCGTATTCCTTGCAAAAGGCATCTGCTGAGGAGAGATTAGTGACCGACAGTATGTGCCTTAGTTTTGAGTccttatgctttgatgaactctttggtatcatcaaaagtGAGAATGAAAGCAATTCTAGTGTAAGAGGGCATTGCAGGGCACTAATGGTTTTTGTTTTGGCTTCAGTGTTTCCTGATATTTCTTCCCATTGCAAGATAGAACTATTGAACTCTTCTATCACATCTGCAGATTTTGCTTCTTTTGAGCAAACAACATTTTTTCATGATTATCTTTGTGCATATCAGGCTCTTATGGAAAGTTGCAAGGTTTTGATAGTTGACCTGTTAAGATTTTGGGGTGTCATTCCATGTAAGATCTCTCAGTTTTCTAACATGGATATGGCTGCAACAAATGGTGATGGATCTGAGTTCCCATGTTTTCTTGAAGATATGTACCCCAATTCAATTGAACCGAATGGAAGTTACAAAAATGACAATGACGTGAATAAAAAATGTCAGCTTAAGATTAAGGAGATCGAGAGCTTCTCCAAGAATTTAGATACCCTTGTTTCTAAGCTCAGTCAGAATGTTGAGCAATGTTACAGAATTCATCGTAAACTGGCCAAGAATCTTACACAAGTCTGTGCAGAGTGTTTCCTGTATTTAAGATGCTTATCTTCTATTGTGGAAAAAGTTTCTGTTTCTGGAGTAACTGATGAGCAAAGTCTGCCCAAGTCCATCTCTCTTAATGAATACTCTGATCACTGGAAAGTTGGTCTTGAAGGACTTGCTGAAATGGTTATATTGCTTCAGGAACACCATTGCTGGGAGGTTGCATCAATGATGCTTGACTGTCTATTTCATGTGCCTCAAATCTTTAATTTGCATGATGTGATTGATAAAATATGCTCTGCAATAAAAACATTTTCACATGGTGCACCAATAATTGCTTGGCGGCTACAAACAGATAAGTGGATGTCGTCACTTTTTGCGAGAGGCATAAACTGCCTCCAAGAAAGTGAAGCTCTGAATGATCTGCTCCATTCAATGCTCTGCCATCCAGAGCCAGAACAGCGCTTCATTGCGCTTAAGCAATTTGGTGAACTTGTGAGCCAAGATGGAAGTGGTGGATCTGTTGTCTTATTACCAACTTTACTTGATAAAGTATCATCAGAAAGGGCTTCTTCTGTATCTGAGTCAGTAGTCCTTTCTGCTCTGGTGTCAAGCACCTGGGATCAGGTGGCTTTGCTGGCCTCTTCTGACACATCACTGCCCTTAAGAATCAACGCTATGGCACTCCTTGTGAACTATGTGCCATTAGTTGAAAGGCCTAAATTGCAATCGTTTCTTGCTGCAGCTGATTGTGTTCTTTGGTGTTTGACAAAACTCTCCCAGTCGATGTGTGAAGGCCCATTAACACAGCTTTCTATTGCACTTTTTGCCTGTATTTGCCTATACTCTCCAGCTGAAGATATTTCTTTGATTCCTGAAAATCTGTGGAGAAGTATTGAAAGCTTTTCAGTTGCTGGaaatggtatttttttttctttttaatttcttttgctACGTAAGAGTTACCAACTGTTCAAGCATTTCTCTTGATACATATCTCTTTGCCTACATTTTATTTGTAGAAAAAATCCCTATGGGCCCTGAAAAAACGGTGTGCCAAGCTTTATGTAGACTGAGAAAAGAAGGGGATGAGGCCAAAAAGGTAGGCGGTGATTATTTCTTATAGAGGAAAATGTCTATAATGCATGTGATGTAGCCATGAAGGCAACAGTTTCCCTTTTCCTTAAATACTTCTTtcacttaaaaattatgacatttTTTCTCCCAAATCCATATTCTTACCACTCTCTTGGTCATGTATTTGGATGAAAGGTCTTGAAAGAAGCTATCTCTTCAAGTTCTCCAAAACAAGTGGACCCGGGATTTGCAAGTACACGTGAAACAATTCTTGAGGTACCAAATATTCTGAGCATCATTCCAAACTTATTTAGCACTACTGTAATCCTTTTGTCCACTCAAATTCATTTTCTTAATCCTTTTCCATTCAAACTAGGCCATAGAAATCAGAAAGAGGGAATTCAATGTGACATGACCATCTTTCTGCATACTGCTATTTTAGTTGCATGGCATATTCTTGCAACTTTTTTCATTTACGTTTTTTTCCATCAATGCTTTTTTGAATAGTTTGTTCATTTATATGTGAACTTCTTGCAGGTGATTACCAATCTAACCTCTGTCCAATCATATTTAGAATTTTTCTCTAAGGAAAGCGACCGCAAGGTTCTggtaagatttttatttttgtatacttTGGGTAAACACCGTAAACTATTATTTTCTTACTTAAGCAATGACCCGAATTTGCTTCAGGAATTGGAGGAAGCTGAGATTGAAATGGAACttcttcaaaaagaaaaagctcTGCAGGAGTTATCCAATGATTTCAAAGATCAGCATCAACTTCCGTTATTATCTGGTGATATTCCGttctttactttattcaaaTTCATTACTTAGTATTGAGGATAACAGTTTATGGTTTTAGTTGAGGTATAACTGGTACTTGTTAGCATGCAAAGGAATCCTAAGATACCAATCCGACAGTGTTGCTCAGCAACATTCTGTTGTTTATGTGAATTACTCGTTATCTATTATACTTATATATGTTTCTTCAATTTTCTAATGTAGGGTATGCAAAGAATGATGACCGATTGCAGCAAATCAGAGATGGAATAAAATCCATGTATGATTGTACCGATTTTATCTGCCCCGTTAATTCATTTTTTCTGGAGATTTTCTACCTAATCTGTTTGCATGATCTTTTTTAACCAGGGAGAAGGCCCGACTCAGAGAACAGATTGTGGCACGCAGGCAAAAGAAGCTACTCACTAGGCGTGCCCGCCAAACATACTTGGAAGAGGCTGCTATACGAGAAGCACAACTTCTACAAGAACTGGATAGGTTTTGCCTCTTATCTTCCTAGCTTATTTTCTACTTAATTTTTGAGAATGCTAATTGAAATTTGGTATCGTGTTGGGTTTTTAAATGTGTAAGAGAGAGGACTGCTGAAGTAGAAAGAGAAATCGAGAGACAGCGGTTGCTAGAACTTGAGCGTGCTAAAACCCGGGAGTTGAGGCACAACCTTGACTTGGAGAAAGAAAAGCAAACACAGGTAACATGGATCCTCCTAGGTTCATGCTTAGTTAGTTGTGCCAAGATAACTGTAGCTCACTTGATGGGATTTACCCTGAAATCCTGGGAACTCGGGATTCCAGATATAAACAGCGTAGCTTACCGTTCCTTTTGCTGTTTCCCTCTTTACTAAGATCATATTTTGTTCACCCGCAGAGAGAACTCCAGAGGGAACTCGAGCAAGTGGAATCTGGACTGCGGCCATCAAGACGAGAATTTTCATCCACTCATACTAGGCAAGTGTTTAAACGTTTTAGTAACTTCGTTTTAAAGCTTTCACCATCTTAATTGAGTTGGTAGTTGAGAACTTCGATTCTTAGTTCAGTGTTCTTCCCGCTTACCTTACTTTTCTTTACCAGTTAGACTTTTGCAAGTATCATTCTGACAAGTCTCGTTTTACACACCAGTAGACCTCGGGAAAGATACCGTGAAAGAGAAAATGGCAGAGCAGTAAACGAAGGGACCTTGAAAGCGAGCACTGGCACTGGACAGCCAGAGACCGTCTCCACGAGTTCCTCCACAGCAGCCATGCCAACAGTCATGTTATCTGGGGCGAGGCAATTCTCAAGCCAGCTCCCAACTATTCTCCAATCCCGTGACAGATCAGATGAAGGTGGCAACAGCTATGATGACAACTTTGACGGAAGCAGGGATTCGGGCGACACAGGAAGTATTGGGGACGCAGACATAGCATCAGCACTTGACGGGGTGTCTATGAATTTCGGGCCTTCCCAAAAGCTTGGATCAAGGGGCGGCGGCAAGTCCAGGCAGATCATGGAACGAAGAGATCGCGATGGCAGACGAGAAGGGAAATGGGAAAGAAAACACTAGCAAATCCAGAATGAAAACCTTGAATGTTGTAGAACCATCATCTCACCTGCTAACTTTAGTATAGTCATATATATGTCAGATGTATTATGGTCATGTAAGCAATAGACACTCAGGGAACAGCCATTGACAGGCAACTGTGATATATCCACAGAAATGTGTTGATGTCTTATGACAAAAACCTTTGTGCCGTAATCAAATTGCAATGTGATTGGAGTTCAGATTATGATCATTGTTAAAAGCATAAATTCTTGTTGGCTTGCAACATTGTACAAAATGATGACTTATTGCCCCTAAATGCTACATTATATTCTTAGTTCACTTTCACTGCCTTTTGTTTACTAATTAGaaaattctctatttttctttgatttacagGAAAACTTGCAGCCATAGCTATTCGAAGATATGCTTTGGTTGGAGTTCGCCTTGTAGCCCTAGTTGGCTaaggaccacaaggaagtaaaccagcttaggttaTTCATAATTGACtggttcaaataaaaaaaaaattctatttttgtctGATTTACAGGAAAGCTTGCATTTGCATCTATTCTAAGTTATGCTTTGGGTGAAGTTTGTTTTGTGACACTAGCTAGTAAAAGatcacaaagaggtaaatcagTTTAGATTGTTCATAGCTGACTAGCTCAAACTAAGGAACCAAACTTGTCAACTATCTGACCAACTATCTGACCAACTATCTGACCAACTTGATAGAGATTGTCTCTTCTTTAGAGAAATGGAAAATGGAGAATTGGAAACACAGACAATGGGGAAGAAACTGTTTTCAGAAAACATTACGCCGGTTCTGTACAAAACATCATTTTGTTACAGGAGAGTACATGGGAGGTTTCCTTAGTTTCTGGAAACACATGAACATCATATATGCATTTATAGAGTTATACACTAATGTATATCACCAGGAATGGCGAGTACCTCTCCTGAGCCTTCTGAATGGCCTGCACGCCTCGATACTGAGATCCACGGCTGCAGCGAGCGCCATGAAAATGGCCGCATCCTCGATGCAGGTGACGTGTCGCATGGCGAGTTGCACGAGGAGCTTGCTGTACTTGCCTTCACCTTGCACTCTACAGCTCATGACGAAGCCGCCCAAAACGGGGCTCAGCGCAGAGAAGTCACCGCTGCTTCTTGGACTGGGCACAGGACTCGCTGCAGCTCGAACCTGTTTGTCAGTGTCGATGTAGAACTCCCCGCCCTTCTCCGCGCTGATGAGAATCTCCGACATGAGGAGATCCCCGCCCCCCTCGGGACCATCCGACAGGAGGTGGAAGCGGCAGCAGATGGAGTCTCGGATGCCTCGTTCACGCCACGCTTCGAGCTTCCCCCACGGTTGCCAGCTCTCACGCATGCAAGGATCAGGGCGTACGATCAACCAAGCTCCCGGGTTGGACCTGTCAACCCAATCACAACCGGTCGATGGCACAAACGGCGTAGTTATGAAGGCAGCTGCCACAGCCGAGCCAGAGAGGTCATGTATCTTCACCTTCCATCCCTTCCTCTCCCGCCTTTCTATTTCAATATCAGAGCTATCAATAAAACTAGACGAAAAGTTGCTTAGCGGATCCACCTGTTGTACCCTGTAATGCACAATTAGTAGTAGCATTTAAGTAGgatcaaacaatttttttttttttttagtactactgactctgttacaatgtaatatctgttcataactactttctcaacctattgaagcacaaagagtcaacagtagGATCAAACAAATAAGCGTCTCTTGTAAAGGCAGTTATAGATGTGAAATATCAGGTGAAAAACTATGAAGACTCTTTACAGTTATTGATGTGAAATATCAGCATATTTACCATACTTTAGCGTTATGACTATAGAAAACTACATGCTAACACGAAATTGAGCTAGTGTAGAATGAAGAGAAGGCGAAAGGGAAAACATATCTTAGAATATGCATCAGATTTAAAGACGAGATTGATAATGTGGAATGACAGAAagcaaatatgtaatatatttaccGATCTTGACTAAACTTGCAACTGAAAATAGGCTGCTTGATGTTTCCTTGGAGCTGAACTATTTGGGGGCTTAATTTAGTCTTTTCCTCGAACTGGAAGACGTATCTTGGATCGGGATCGAGCTTCACTCTTAAATGAAGCTCAGCTCCCGGTTTCCCATTCTCCTGCTTGTTCTTGCCGATACCAGTCCAGCCATTGAAAAGAACGGCTGGCTTTCCTTTACCCCACTCAGGGCCCACTTCCAACCTAAACGTGCCTACTTGCTGCCTCTTCATAGCAACCCCGCAATGGGTACCTTTGTGTCCCGTAAAAACAGCAACCTCCAAACAAGCATGATTTGTGTAAAAACAGCCGGGTGTGAGCAATGCTTTGAGATCAGATTCCTCAAGATAAAAGCTGGATGCTATACTGTTAGCATCCGGGGTAGCTTCGGGGGAGGATACAAAGGGAACCGATGTTGTCTGCACAGGGAAACCTCGAAGGCGAATCTCACACGTACAGGGAGACGAGAATGCATGGCTCCCTGATTTCGTACCATTCAAGGCTGTTCCGGGAGCTCTCAATCCCAGCGACCCGACTGATAACCTAATGAATGCCTGAGGATCCATTCCGGTCACAAGTACTCCATTAATCTGTCAAGTTGGAGATTCAGAGTTTGGACAAAACACTTTGATGTCGTAAAAGCCCCTTGTTGATATCAATTCTTAACTCGACATTCTTGCTGAATATACCTTCAGTTTATATAAACCCGCCCTCGAGTTTTTCACTTCAATACAAAAGTGAAAACGGTTGACTGCTTGCATAGACCTGTTACAACACGAACACTCAGGAAACAATCTACCAAAGCAACTACAGAACGAGGAAATAAACTCATCTTACAAATTTCCAATAATCGTAGGTTCCACAAATTAAATTGCATACGAAAGAACAAACAACTATAAGCTCATTCTATGATACTTGCATTAATCAGACCGAGCATTAATATGTTCATAGTTTAAGACTTCTGCTTGGACTCGATGTTTCTCACTAGGAGGTGAACCGAGAATACAGAAAAAGATGCTACGAAGGCTCTAAATCCAGAAATCCCAAAACCAGAagcaattaaaagaaattactcGAATAAACAGACTTATCAAGGATCAAGAACATCAAAGAAGGCACCAATATTGTCTGAAACTGAAGACACAGAACAAAGCATATATCCTGAAAACAATTCTACCATATAACAACATAGTTCATTTCCTTAAACTTTCTACATTCTTTACATGTAATTGGGGGAATTTATGAAGTACCCTTCATCAACTTGAGGCAATTAGGACCATAAAAATGTTTTGTTTATCCCTTATTTATAGCCTAATTATATTCTTGTTGGGCATATAAAGCAAAAAGAAGGCAATACATGGTACTCAAAAGGGCAAAAAGCTCACAGTGTACTTCATCTTCCCAAACAAAATTAAGCATCCCAACCACTATGTTGATATAATTCCAGTCTGCACTGCCCTCTATTAAATTCCCACTGCAATTATCATTTCTCTCACCTCACTGACAGATTATCAacagtaataattaataaagtttttttttggggggttaaAAAATTGCCACATAAAACAGAAAGTCTAGGTTTAATATGCAAAAACAATAGCTTAGATGACAACTAAAATATGGTCTTTTACAAAGAATTAGCAGATAAGCAAAAGTCAACACTCACAACACAGAAAAGAGATATGAATAGGAGGAGTGCAGttcaagaaaaaggaaaaaacaatcCAAGATTCAACCTTTACCATGAAGCTTTTCTCTTCCTTCAGAGCAAAATCAAACCCAAAGTCACTTTTTGCAGCTTAGACCATCCAAATTTTGCTCCCACAGGCTTAGAAAAATGCAAAATCTTCACAGCTTTCTCATCCAGACTTCCCAGAGACAAAAGATTGAAACTTTACCAATAACCATCCATATTATAACCCCAAAACTGCAAATaggcttctctctctctctctctctccctctgtgaatatatatagagagagatgtatatatataattgtgtgtGTGGGCGTGCGTGTCAGTAGGGCCAATGTAAATTCTTGAAGAGTGGATTATAGAGGAGCAAGGATCATTGAATTTGAAGCAGCTAAACAAAAGGCAGAGTCCAAGAAAATGATGCAGGGATCACGAGAAACCACATCACTCTCTCTGTGCCTCGGTGTGACGACTGGATGCATAATCTATATTGGGTTCTGTCCCTGCATATGCCGAGATATAGAGACAGACTGTATGTATCTATAACACAGCTTGTTATAATGTTACCGTCGCTATGCTCAATGCAAGGTCAAAAgaaccattctttttcttttctttaatgtACACCCGGTTAAAGAAGTTTaaaccgaaaaaaaaattagtcttATTGTGTCAAAATAAAAGACTTTATAGACCAAAATCAAATTAGTCATACAATAGTGGGATAAAAATGTAGATTTGAGGAGGGTGGGtgaattaaaaaagaaacaaaaaatgtcTAATTTCAGtcacataaatatatactatCGCCAAATAACTGATAATATCAATTCTAAAGTTAATATTGATCGACACTTTAGAAGATAGGACAGTAATAATAAAACGAAAATGCTTGTAGTAAAATTGGAGGAAAAAAATtacttagtatttttttattaaaatttttatcaaaaattatactccgtattatttaattcgtttaatttgttttatacttatttaattttcatagaTTAATGAAATTCATCACAAATTTTAAACTCTtgattgaattaaaataatatcttTTAAATGGCAATAGAAATTCACTATTACTATCCACTGGTGTACACAAAGTAAATCGAATCCTATGTAATAAGTCGCAATTTCCTTATGGAACTTTCTATTGAGAACTTTACCTGTTTGAGTCTGTCAATCATGTATAATATAAGTTGATTTACTTCATTAGAGCTCACTTTTGAGTAATAACTGCTGATTTTCTCTTAAATCAAAGCTCGAAAGTCATATTAAGAAGactatacaaataataatattttttttaaattttgttattattaatattatttggtgtataaAAGTAGAGGGTAGAGTGGGTGGGGAAGGAGAAAATGGGAAATTGGAATACAGCTGTATCCAATACAACTTTGTTCTCGATTAGAGAATTGTATGCAGACACGACT contains these protein-coding regions:
- the LOC116017589 gene encoding uncharacterized protein LOC116017589 isoform X1, which translates into the protein MEVELEPRVKPLPFKVKAMSRESPAQKASHVLDPDLRNHWSTGTNTKEWILLELDEPCLLSHIRIYNKSVLEWEISVGLRYKPETFAKARPRCEAPRRDMMYPMNYTPCRYIRISCLRGSPIAIFFIQLIGISVTGLEPEFQPAVDYLLPHIVSHRQDTSDLHLQLLQDITTRLAPFLPQLEADLNGFSEAAEPGIRFLAMLVGQFYPILHLVKEREATRLAGNTSESETSRNNQMPTALTVSSNFEPRRSRNASSLILPTSSYLVFRPDAIFMLLRKAHKDYNLGNVCRVASQILLKFMEPSSLKDASQSLDSRSSLPDEGKKLDTLYPASFIDYSDIFGEEFRSPEHHWDSKVINVLDIALVEEGVLHVLYACASQPLLCSKFADNSSNFWSALPLVQALLPALRPNVNIADQIDDSFSQWKLPFVQQALSQIVGTSSSSLYRPLLHACAGYLSSFSPTHAKASCVLIDMCSGVLAPWMTQVIAKMDLTVELLEDLLAVIQGARHSFAQARAALKYIVLALSGHMDEVLSKYKDAKHRLLFLIEMLEPYLDPAITPLQSTISFGNISSVFLEKQEHNCALALNVIRTAVRMPALLPSLEAEWRRGSVSPSVLLSVLEPHIQLPPDVNLRQFSVSCLPGSESSISPDSTAICNGGVASTPIVQDSTDGKTDVDMSSKMDLPDEVSLLFAPPEINRMSLITASGSPKKMSLDSSRSSAKTKANPTEKDLLNAVPGASKTVECHYLQADYLQLVNHQECQLRSSEFRRLALDLHSQNEVNPESHDAAIDALLLAAECYVNPYFMMSFKDTPKVTSKMKSGRASRNCGFGDLEIGFEVNENDLKTLIYLERKRDKIVLEIMLQAAELDRGYQQNCDGELPIPSAEENEVIKLSEQDTQTADAVTLLRQNQALLCNFVIQRLQRDNYLQHEVLLQTLLFLLHSGTKLFCAPADIIEIILRSAEHLNRQLTSFYYQLKEGSSQLEEWKLQLVQRLWMLLQRLVVASSGSAEGLELSINVKSRFQFANLIPPSAWLEKIPTFSTSVSPLARFLGWMAISRNAIQYQKDRLFLVSDIEQLTYLLHVFSDELAAVDNISECKDEVQKTEESGLKQDFGPSGTHHSFHIMYPDISHFFPTLKKQFETLGESILQAVALQLRSLPATTVPDLICWFSEFCSQPFIQNPKDQLSSQNNIDSVKGFVAKNAKAIVLYVLEAIVTEHMEAIVPEVPRVVQVLVSLCRSSYCDVSFLNSVMLLLKPIISYSLQKASAEERLVTDSMCLSFESLCFDELFGIIKSENESNSSVRGHCRALMVFVLASVFPDISSHCKIELLNSSITSADFASFEQTTFFHDYLCAYQALMESCKVLIVDLLRFWGVIPCKISQFSNMDMAATNGDGSEFPCFLEDMYPNSIEPNGSYKNDNDVNKKCQLKIKEIESFSKNLDTLVSKLSQNVEQCYRIHRKLAKNLTQVCAECFLYLRCLSSIVEKVSVSGVTDEQSLPKSISLNEYSDHWKVGLEGLAEMVILLQEHHCWEVASMMLDCLFHVPQIFNLHDVIDKICSAIKTFSHGAPIIAWRLQTDKWMSSLFARGINCLQESEALNDLLHSMLCHPEPEQRFIALKQFGELVSQDGSGGSVVLLPTLLDKVSSERASSVSESVVLSALVSSTWDQVALLASSDTSLPLRINAMALLVNYVPLVERPKLQSFLAAADCVLWCLTKLSQSMCEGPLTQLSIALFACICLYSPAEDISLIPENLWRSIESFSVAGNEKIPMGPEKTVCQALCRLRKEGDEAKKVLKEAISSSSPKQVDPGFASTRETILEVITNLTSVQSYLEFFSKESDRKVLELEEAEIEMELLQKEKALQELSNDFKDQHQLPLLSGYAKNDDRLQQIRDGIKSMEKARLREQIVARRQKKLLTRRARQTYLEEAAIREAQLLQELDRERTAEVEREIERQRLLELERAKTRELRHNLDLEKEKQTQRELQRELEQVESGLRPSRREFSSTHTSRPRERYRERENGRAVNEGTLKASTGTGQPETVSTSSSTAAMPTVMLSGARQFSSQLPTILQSRDRSDEGGNSYDDNFDGSRDSGDTGSIGDADIASALDGVSMNFGPSQKLGSRGGGKSRQIMERRDRDGRREGKWERKH